A region of Candidatus Megaera polyxenophila DNA encodes the following proteins:
- a CDS encoding pilus assembly protein PapD, whose amino-acid sequence MKKSFYTKLSLLILCILPTFAYASFTITPVKLKISKDEKIAALALKNDSNEIKHFQLIVYKVENEHGKEVLKETKDLTVTPVMFKIAPGKSQLVRIAIKNKMYSVMEDGYRVSVKELPKKVNAEGARVQLVTEFKVPVSIEAEGKKEMEAQQ is encoded by the coding sequence ATGAAAAAAAGTTTTTATACTAAGTTAAGTTTATTAATCCTTTGTATTTTGCCAACTTTTGCTTATGCATCTTTTACTATTACCCCGGTAAAATTAAAAATCAGTAAGGATGAGAAAATTGCGGCTCTAGCACTTAAGAATGATAGCAATGAAATTAAGCATTTCCAGTTAATTGTGTATAAAGTGGAGAATGAGCATGGTAAAGAAGTTTTGAAGGAAACAAAAGATTTAACAGTTACTCCTGTGATGTTTAAGATAGCACCAGGTAAAAGCCAGCTGGTCAGAATTGCAATTAAAAATAAAATGTATAGCGTGATGGAAGATGGTTATAGGGTTTCTGTTAAAGAGTTACCGAAGAAGGTCAATGCAGAAGGTGCTCGTGTTCAACTGGTTACGGAGTTCAAAGTTCCTGTTTCCATAGAAGCTGAAGGCAAAAAAGAAATGGAAGCTCAACAGTAA